GTGGAGGTGACCGCATGACGACCGTTCTGCCGTCGGCACTGCTCACCGCGCGGGAATCCGTCGACCCGGTGCTGCGCCGCGCGGTCGCCCAGCTCGACCCGGACACCCGCCGCGTGTGCGAATACCACTTCGGCTGGCGCGGCGCCGACGGCTCACCGGAGGGCGGTGGCGGCAAAGCGCTGCGACCGGCGATGGTGCTGCTGTCGGCGCAGTCCGCCCGCCCGCCGGGACCACCCGACCAGGCTGTCGCCGCTGCTGCCGCCGTCGAGCTCGTGCACAACTTCTCCCTGCTGCACGACGACGTGATGGACGGCGACACCTCGCGCCGGCACCGGGCCACCGCCTGGACCGTCTTCGGCCGGCCCGCGGCGCTGCTGGCCGGCGACGCGCTGCTGTCGCTGGCCACCGAGGTGCTGCTGAACTCGACCTCACCGCACGCCGCGGCCGCGGCCCGCTCGCTGTCGGCCACCACCCGCGTGCTGATCGCCGGACAGGCCGCGGACCTGGACTTCGAGCACCGCCACGACGTGACCCTCGACGAGTGCTTGCGCATGGCGCACGACAAGACCGCCGCGCTGCTGGCCTGCGCCGCCTCGATCGGCGCGCTCAGCGCCGGGGCCCCGCAGGACGCGGTGTTCGGCCTGCACACCTTCGGCACCGAGCTCGGGATGGCCTTCCAGCTGGTGGACGACTTGCTGGGGCTGTGGGGCGATCCGGAGGTCACCGGCAAACCGGTGCTGTCGGAC
This portion of the Saccharopolyspora antimicrobica genome encodes:
- a CDS encoding polyprenyl synthetase family protein; the encoded protein is MTTVLPSALLTARESVDPVLRRAVAQLDPDTRRVCEYHFGWRGADGSPEGGGGKALRPAMVLLSAQSARPPGPPDQAVAAAAAVELVHNFSLLHDDVMDGDTSRRHRATAWTVFGRPAALLAGDALLSLATEVLLNSTSPHAAAAARSLSATTRVLIAGQAADLDFEHRHDVTLDECLRMAHDKTAALLACAASIGALSAGAPQDAVFGLHTFGTELGMAFQLVDDLLGLWGDPEVTGKPVLSDLRARKKTVPVVHALNSGTTAGERLRELYARPEPLTEQQLREAAEMVQRAGSADWTRRECQRRLTAADAHLPRGPQDVTEALTELATFIVRRKL